A region from the Paraurantiacibacter namhicola genome encodes:
- the cysS gene encoding cysteine--tRNA ligase — protein sequence MTNLRLFNSLTRQVEDFRPVHDGEARVYTCGPTVYNYPHIGNMRAYVFADILGRTLSWKGYKLTHVINITDVGHLTDDADSGEDKMEKMAAEKAQSIWDIARHYTEAYWADVKALNIRQPAEWSVATDYIAEMIDFAKSIAGRHCYELESGLYFDVSTVEDYGRLARAVTEDGEGRIGAVNGKRNPQDFAIWRKTPAGETRQMEWDSPWGKGAPGWHLECSVMSGKLLGFPFDIHTGGIDHREIHHPNEIAQNQAFCGCGGLGEVANSGARVWMHNNFLVERSGKMSKSSGEFLRLQLLIDKGYHPLAYRMMCLQAHYRSELEFSWDGLEAALVRLKRMVMQAERLRDVETGTPDHPKFTALLEKFDAAIGDDLGTPIALTALEEALAVKKVDAGIKRSVVERMDSVLGLGLLELKREDLRIRPKSATTTEAEIEDALARRKAARAEKDFATSDALRDELAAMGVEVMDGDPLGWEWKLG from the coding sequence ATGACCAACCTCCGCCTCTTCAATTCCCTCACCCGGCAGGTCGAGGATTTCCGGCCCGTCCATGATGGCGAGGCGCGGGTCTATACGTGCGGGCCGACGGTCTACAATTACCCGCATATCGGCAATATGCGCGCCTATGTCTTCGCGGATATCCTTGGGCGGACGTTGAGCTGGAAGGGCTACAAGCTCACCCATGTCATCAACATCACCGATGTCGGCCACCTGACCGACGATGCCGATAGCGGCGAGGACAAGATGGAGAAGATGGCGGCGGAGAAAGCCCAGTCCATTTGGGACATCGCGCGCCATTATACCGAGGCGTATTGGGCGGACGTGAAGGCGCTGAACATCCGGCAGCCCGCCGAATGGTCCGTCGCCACCGATTACATCGCGGAGATGATCGACTTCGCGAAGAGCATTGCCGGGCGGCATTGTTACGAGCTTGAGAGCGGCCTCTATTTCGATGTCTCAACCGTGGAGGATTACGGGCGGCTGGCCCGCGCGGTGACGGAGGACGGGGAAGGCCGCATCGGTGCCGTGAACGGCAAGCGCAATCCGCAGGACTTCGCCATCTGGCGCAAGACCCCTGCGGGCGAGACGCGGCAGATGGAATGGGACAGCCCCTGGGGCAAGGGCGCGCCCGGCTGGCACCTGGAATGCAGCGTGATGAGCGGCAAGCTGCTCGGCTTCCCCTTCGACATCCATACCGGCGGTATCGACCACCGCGAGATCCACCACCCCAACGAGATCGCGCAGAACCAGGCCTTCTGCGGGTGCGGTGGTTTAGGCGAAGTTGCCAATTCCGGCGCGCGTGTGTGGATGCACAACAATTTCCTGGTCGAACGATCGGGCAAGATGAGCAAGTCGTCGGGCGAGTTCCTCCGCCTCCAGCTGCTGATCGACAAGGGCTACCACCCGCTCGCTTACCGCATGATGTGCCTGCAGGCGCATTACCGCAGCGAGCTGGAGTTCAGCTGGGACGGGCTGGAGGCCGCGCTGGTGCGGCTGAAGCGGATGGTGATGCAGGCGGAGCGGCTGCGCGATGTCGAAACCGGCACGCCGGACCATCCGAAATTTACCGCGCTACTCGAAAAATTCGACGCGGCGATCGGCGACGATCTTGGCACGCCCATCGCCCTGACCGCGCTGGAAGAGGCGCTGGCAGTGAAGAAAGTCGATGCCGGCATCAAGCGCTCCGTGGTGGAGCGCATGGACAGCGTACTTGGCCTTGGCCTGCTGGAGCTGAAACGCGAGGACCTGCGCATCCGCCCCAAATCCGCGACCACAACCGAAGCCGAAATCGAAGACGCGCTCGCCCGTCGCAAGGCCGCGCGGGCGGAGAAGGACTTCGCCACCTCCGATGCCTTGCGCGACGAACTGGCCGCGATGGGCGTGGAGGTCATGGACGGCGACCCGCTCGGCTGGGAATGGAAACTGGGCTGA
- a CDS encoding S24 family peptidase, producing MVNASEPDNGRARLVELAEAQRVSLAALSRLIGRNPTYLQQFVRKGSPRKLEEQDRRKLAEFFGVAEAELGATGEKSSISDRIAPRLSTGWVDVPRLAVDASAGPGTVAAGEAAYDTFRFSERWLAEQGLKGAQLSAITVMGDSMEPTLRAGDEILVDTRKGPLRDGIYVLRLGDVLHVKRLQSGPPGRLHLLSQNMAYPPMEVAAEDVEVIGRVVWKGGRV from the coding sequence ATGGTAAACGCTTCCGAACCCGACAATGGCCGTGCCCGGCTGGTCGAACTGGCCGAGGCGCAGCGCGTCTCGCTTGCCGCCCTGTCCCGGCTGATTGGCCGTAACCCCACATATTTGCAGCAGTTTGTCCGCAAGGGCAGCCCGCGTAAGCTGGAGGAGCAGGATCGCCGAAAGCTGGCGGAATTCTTCGGCGTGGCGGAGGCGGAGCTGGGCGCGACGGGGGAAAAATCCTCCATTTCGGATCGGATTGCTCCTCGCCTCAGCACGGGCTGGGTCGACGTGCCGCGCCTTGCCGTCGATGCCAGCGCCGGTCCAGGGACGGTCGCCGCAGGCGAGGCCGCTTACGACACCTTCCGCTTCTCCGAACGCTGGCTTGCCGAGCAGGGCCTGAAGGGCGCGCAGCTATCCGCCATCACGGTGATGGGCGATTCGATGGAGCCGACCTTACGCGCGGGAGACGAGATCCTTGTCGACACCCGCAAGGGGCCGTTGCGCGATGGCATCTACGTCCTGCGCCTGGGCGACGTGCTCCACGTCAAGCGCCTGCAATCCGGCCCGCCCGGCCGCCTGCACCTGCTCAGCCAGAACATGGCCTACCCCCCGATGGAAGTCGCGGCGGAGGATGTCGAGGTGATCGGGCGTGTGGTGTGGAAGGGCGGGCGGGTTTAG